A genomic stretch from Chitinophaga lutea includes:
- a CDS encoding RagB/SusD family nutrient uptake outer membrane protein gives MKKILLFFAFAGVFAVSQQSCSKTEDFLDKKQTSDLTEETVFADSARTMDYLTNIYMPAGFGMQTVGTSGTNVWPYTSEMCDEAQSRWTGSHNMWVRLIAGGISAINGPTPPVWNGCYTNVRKVNLLFKNLDRSPLSPGLKARVKAEARFLRAWYYAELVRHVGGVPLMKDTLFGLTDKPDIARSTFEECVNYINSELDLAAADLPVEQLGSDYGRVTKGACLALKARVLLYAASPLFNGTDMTTDEELKKLVGYPVADANRWVLAREAAKKVIDMNAYSLYLDNTTAPGFGFYRVFLMRRNPEYIFALMRASNRDVEGLLFPPSRGGSYEYFPTQATVDAFGMKNGKGIREAGSGFDEKNPYLNRDPRFEYSIIYNGSMMYLGSAGGKRPVFTHTGAGVDYQTAFTFTGYYCRKMAEDNTSGNTERCFPLMRYAEVLLNYAEACNETGETTTAIDQIIRLRERAGIQPGADGRYGIKAGITQAEARDLIRNERKVELAFEHHRFFDVRRWKRGEQEFNRDPGGVKIVPSGTTYTYTYIQTRPHAFFKAMYLMPIPQSEIGRAPSVKQNPGW, from the coding sequence ATGAAAAAGATATTGTTATTCTTCGCGTTCGCCGGCGTGTTTGCGGTAAGCCAGCAGTCCTGCTCCAAAACGGAGGACTTCCTGGATAAAAAACAGACCAGCGACCTCACGGAAGAAACGGTTTTTGCGGACAGCGCCCGCACGATGGATTACCTCACCAACATCTACATGCCGGCCGGTTTCGGTATGCAGACCGTTGGTACGTCCGGCACCAATGTATGGCCCTACACCAGCGAGATGTGCGATGAAGCCCAGTCGCGGTGGACGGGTTCCCATAACATGTGGGTGCGTTTGATTGCCGGCGGCATCAGCGCCATCAACGGTCCTACGCCTCCCGTGTGGAACGGTTGTTACACCAATGTGCGCAAGGTGAACCTGTTGTTCAAGAACCTCGACAGGTCGCCGTTATCACCCGGCCTGAAAGCCAGGGTGAAAGCCGAAGCGCGTTTCCTGCGCGCCTGGTATTACGCCGAACTGGTGCGCCACGTAGGCGGCGTGCCCCTGATGAAAGACACGCTGTTCGGCCTGACGGACAAACCCGACATTGCGCGGAGCACGTTTGAAGAATGTGTCAACTACATCAATTCCGAGCTCGACCTCGCCGCGGCCGATCTGCCGGTAGAACAACTCGGCTCCGATTACGGCAGGGTTACGAAAGGCGCCTGCCTGGCCCTCAAAGCCCGGGTGCTGCTCTATGCCGCCAGCCCGCTGTTTAACGGAACGGACATGACCACCGACGAAGAACTGAAAAAGCTGGTCGGTTACCCCGTTGCCGACGCGAACCGCTGGGTACTGGCCAGGGAAGCGGCCAAGAAAGTGATCGACATGAACGCCTATTCGCTGTACCTCGATAACACCACCGCGCCCGGTTTCGGTTTTTACCGCGTGTTTCTCATGCGCCGGAACCCGGAATACATCTTTGCCCTCATGCGTGCCAGCAACCGCGATGTGGAAGGCCTGCTGTTCCCGCCCTCCCGTGGCGGCAGCTATGAGTATTTCCCCACACAGGCTACGGTAGACGCATTCGGGATGAAGAACGGGAAAGGCATCCGGGAAGCAGGGTCCGGCTTCGATGAAAAAAATCCTTACCTCAACAGGGACCCGCGCTTCGAATATTCCATCATTTACAACGGCTCCATGATGTACCTCGGCAGCGCCGGCGGCAAAAGGCCGGTGTTCACGCATACCGGCGCCGGTGTGGACTATCAGACCGCGTTTACATTCACCGGTTATTACTGCCGGAAAATGGCCGAAGACAACACCTCCGGTAACACCGAAAGATGTTTCCCGCTGATGCGGTATGCCGAAGTGCTGCTCAACTATGCGGAGGCCTGCAACGAAACCGGCGAAACGACCACCGCCATCGATCAGATCATCCGCCTGCGTGAAAGGGCGGGAATTCAGCCCGGCGCGGACGGCCGCTATGGCATCAAAGCCGGTATTACCCAGGCGGAAGCACGGGACCTGATCCGCAATGAGCGGAAAGTGGAACTGGCTTTCGAGCACCACCGCTTCTTTGATGTGCGCCGCTGGAAACGGGGCGAGCAGGAATTCAACCGCGACCCGGGCGGGGTGAAGATCGTTCCATCCGGTACTACTTATACCTATACGTATATTCAAACCAGGCCGCATGCTTTTTTCAAAGCCATGTACCTGATGCCGATACCGCAGTCGGAAATCGGCCGGGCGCCGAGTGTAAAACAAAATCCCGGCTGGTAA
- a CDS encoding SusC/RagA family TonB-linked outer membrane protein, with product MMKSILATFICLTCLVVPALAQRTVTGTVRTEDQPLFNVNIVEKGVPTNGTTSDGDGKFSLKLKGGSNTVIFTMIGFMRKEVNVSGNGPFDIKMEVDAKGVEEVVVVGYGKQKKITNTGAVTSITGEAIRQTPSPNIANTLMGRLPGYISQQRGGRPGAEGTEFFIRGISSYASAGTPLIIVDDIELGAGALSLLDPNEIETLSILKDASTTAIYGVKGANGVIVITTRRGKIGPPRIAFRSETGMQRPTRSKQYLGAYESALLTNEAMKNDNVTPRFTDIDLQKFKDGSDPYGHPDIDWYKTLTRPMAMQFRNNLDVSGGLDFLNYFISVGYLYQNGILKDFSEGNGFNSNYYHRRYNFRSNLDITATKSLNFRLDLSGIMGETNSPNVPGPFGNNNVFFEMNGYNHLPPFAYPVYNPDGSYGFILNNVRDNINNIVGRLALDGYNRSFSNDININLTGNQDLAVITKGLSARVVVAYSNNYNFSRSLTRTTFPSFQFNPADSTYTPRDPNIYRIQKLGLGYSPLAGLGKRLNLQAQINYDRTFGKDHRIYGLVMGAQTTSISVNTSTGSELVPSNFRGFTGRLGYNFRQKYMFEFNGAYNGSDRFAAGKRFGFFPAFSAGWNVAEEPFFANALPVFSLFKFRGSYGFTGVDGVGSNSYIYDYVFQRNNSYSFGESHNTFSGIREGTLGNPNVTWEKEKQWNIAAEFTMLKGKISGSFDLFNRYRYDILSERSIPAMFGQDVPVVNLGRVRNKGFEADLTYQNTYGKFGLRVNANVSHAKNKVLFRDEEQPRYPGLALTGHPIGSIVGYRFDGFYQSDEDIQKSAKPNGSLPRPGDLKYKDLNGDNVIDAFDREVIGNPNLPNTIGGLNIGLTYKGISLNMGFQGAAFFNLRAMAEAIDPFSSNLQPIHRNRWTPETKNTATFPSLHYSTLLTNSSRDYPSDFWFVRGDYLRLRTVELGYDLPASLMRAIRLKSVKVYANGFNLLTWSKAFEKYQMDPEIVSGGTGEHYPQQKVFNVGIQVGF from the coding sequence ATGATGAAAAGTATTCTGGCAACTTTTATATGTCTTACCTGCCTGGTTGTTCCGGCGCTTGCCCAGCGCACCGTGACCGGAACCGTCAGAACGGAAGACCAGCCGCTGTTCAACGTCAACATCGTTGAAAAGGGCGTTCCTACCAACGGCACTACCAGCGACGGCGACGGCAAATTCAGCCTGAAGCTGAAGGGCGGCAGCAACACCGTCATCTTTACGATGATCGGGTTTATGCGCAAGGAAGTGAACGTAAGCGGCAACGGGCCCTTTGATATTAAAATGGAAGTGGATGCCAAGGGTGTGGAAGAAGTGGTGGTAGTGGGATACGGCAAACAGAAAAAGATCACCAACACCGGTGCCGTAACGTCCATCACCGGCGAGGCCATCCGGCAAACGCCTTCCCCCAACATCGCCAATACCCTGATGGGCCGCCTGCCCGGTTACATCTCGCAGCAGCGTGGTGGCCGCCCGGGCGCGGAAGGAACGGAGTTCTTTATCCGCGGTATTTCCTCGTATGCAAGCGCGGGCACGCCGCTGATCATCGTGGATGATATCGAACTGGGCGCCGGTGCGCTGTCGCTCCTCGATCCCAACGAGATCGAAACGCTCAGCATCCTGAAAGATGCGAGCACCACGGCCATCTACGGCGTAAAAGGCGCCAACGGCGTAATCGTGATCACCACCCGCCGCGGCAAGATCGGGCCTCCCCGCATCGCCTTCCGCTCCGAAACCGGTATGCAGCGGCCCACCCGCTCCAAACAGTACCTCGGCGCATACGAGAGCGCATTGCTCACCAACGAAGCGATGAAGAACGACAACGTAACGCCGCGCTTCACGGACATTGATCTGCAAAAATTCAAAGACGGCTCCGACCCGTACGGCCACCCGGATATCGACTGGTATAAAACACTCACAAGGCCCATGGCCATGCAGTTCAGGAATAACCTCGACGTGTCTGGCGGGCTCGATTTCCTCAACTATTTTATTTCCGTGGGATACCTTTACCAGAACGGCATCCTGAAAGATTTTTCGGAAGGCAACGGCTTCAACAGCAACTATTATCACCGCCGGTATAACTTCCGATCCAACCTCGACATTACGGCCACCAAGAGCCTCAATTTCCGGCTCGACCTGTCGGGCATCATGGGCGAAACCAACAGCCCCAACGTGCCCGGCCCCTTTGGCAATAACAACGTGTTTTTCGAGATGAACGGCTACAATCACCTGCCGCCGTTCGCTTACCCGGTGTATAACCCGGACGGCAGCTACGGCTTCATCCTCAACAACGTCAGGGACAACATCAACAACATCGTGGGCAGGCTGGCGCTGGACGGTTACAACCGCAGCTTTTCCAACGACATCAATATCAACCTCACCGGCAACCAGGACCTCGCGGTGATCACCAAAGGGTTGTCTGCCCGCGTGGTGGTGGCGTACTCGAACAACTACAATTTTTCAAGGAGTTTGACGCGCACCACTTTCCCGTCGTTCCAGTTCAACCCGGCCGACAGTACTTATACGCCGCGTGATCCGAACATCTACCGCATCCAGAAGCTGGGGCTCGGATATTCGCCGCTGGCGGGCCTGGGCAAACGCCTGAACCTGCAGGCGCAGATCAACTACGACCGTACGTTCGGAAAAGACCACCGTATTTACGGCCTCGTGATGGGCGCGCAAACCACCAGCATTTCCGTGAACACGAGCACCGGCTCAGAACTGGTGCCCTCCAACTTCCGGGGTTTCACCGGCAGGCTGGGATATAACTTCCGGCAGAAGTACATGTTCGAGTTCAACGGCGCTTACAACGGTTCCGACCGTTTCGCCGCCGGCAAGCGGTTCGGATTCTTCCCGGCCTTTTCGGCCGGGTGGAACGTGGCTGAAGAGCCTTTCTTCGCCAACGCGCTGCCCGTCTTCTCGCTGTTCAAATTCCGTGGCTCTTACGGGTTTACGGGTGTAGACGGTGTGGGCAGCAACAGCTACATTTACGATTATGTATTCCAGCGTAATAACAGCTACTCATTCGGCGAATCGCACAACACCTTCAGCGGCATCCGCGAAGGCACGCTGGGCAACCCCAACGTGACCTGGGAAAAAGAAAAACAGTGGAACATTGCGGCGGAGTTTACGATGCTGAAAGGAAAAATCTCCGGTTCGTTCGACCTCTTCAACCGCTATCGTTACGACATCCTTTCCGAGCGGAGCATACCCGCCATGTTCGGCCAGGATGTGCCGGTGGTGAACCTCGGCCGTGTGCGTAACAAAGGTTTCGAAGCAGACCTGACCTACCAGAACACTTATGGTAAATTCGGCCTGCGCGTCAACGCCAACGTATCGCATGCCAAAAACAAGGTGCTGTTCCGCGACGAAGAACAGCCGCGCTATCCCGGCCTGGCCCTCACCGGCCACCCCATCGGGAGCATCGTGGGCTACCGGTTCGACGGGTTCTATCAAAGCGATGAAGACATCCAGAAAAGCGCCAAGCCCAACGGCTCGCTGCCGCGCCCGGGCGACCTGAAATATAAAGACCTCAACGGCGATAATGTGATCGATGCGTTCGACCGTGAAGTGATCGGCAATCCCAACCTGCCCAACACCATCGGCGGCCTCAACATCGGGCTGACCTACAAAGGCATCAGCCTCAATATGGGCTTCCAGGGCGCTGCGTTCTTCAACCTGCGCGCGATGGCGGAAGCGATCGATCCCTTCTCGTCCAACCTGCAACCCATCCACCGCAACCGCTGGACGCCGGAAACAAAAAACACGGCCACATTCCCGAGCCTGCACTATTCCACGCTGCTGACCAACAGCTCACGTGATTACCCGTCAGACTTCTGGTTCGTACGGGGCGATTACCTGCGCCTCCGTACCGTGGAACTGGGTTACGACCTGCCCGCTTCGCTGATGCGCGCCATCCGTTTGAAGAGCGTGAAAGTATATGCCAACGGCTTCAACCTGCTCACCTGGTCGAAGGCGTTCGAGAAATACCAGATGGACCCGGAGATTGTTTCAGGCGGAACAGGGGAGCATTATCCGCAGCAAAAAGTATTCAACGTCGGGATCCAGGTTGGGTTCTGA
- a CDS encoding RagB/SusD family nutrient uptake outer membrane protein, with product MKKILQIGLGAAMLFAVASCRKTYEDEPLDRLTDDYIYDEMDKNATYAKLALDNIYSFLPNGFNRISGAVLEAGSDDAMSSTPGHATETFTNGRLSPTNNPDNNWARSYQCIRRANVFLSKIDVVPTDEQQKIYWKAEARFIRAISYFELMKRFGGVPLLGDRVLTINDDLRIPRNSFDQCMAYVIGECDAILPLLRTDIATGGDWGRITKGAAMALKSRMLLYAASPWQNPSNNPEKWVAARAAADSVIKYGKFSLNSNYANVFTTRSLPEIILAFQRGVTNDVELNNGPVGYTGSLLGKGATSPTQELADAFPMINGQPITSATSTYNPADPYKNRDPRFYATLFHNGMRWLKRNVETFEGGLDKPGGTIPQTQTGYYMRKFMANHTEGTAYSTQTHNFIIFRYAEILLNYAEASNELGDVTNAHKQLVALRKRAGITAGADGNYGLKAPALYSVTEMRDAIRLERRIEMAFEEQRFWDIRRWKTAEQVLNGQLNGMKITRNATTGVFTYTKVPVKTVSFNASRMYLYPIPYDEVIKNDALTQNPNW from the coding sequence ATGAAAAAAATACTACAAATAGGCCTCGGTGCTGCCATGCTGTTTGCGGTGGCCTCATGCCGGAAGACGTATGAAGATGAGCCGCTGGACAGGCTGACGGATGATTATATATACGATGAAATGGACAAGAACGCCACCTATGCGAAACTGGCGCTCGACAACATATATTCTTTCCTGCCCAACGGCTTCAACCGCATCAGCGGCGCCGTGCTGGAAGCGGGGAGCGACGATGCCATGTCGTCCACACCGGGGCATGCCACCGAAACCTTTACCAACGGCCGCCTCAGCCCGACCAATAATCCGGACAACAACTGGGCGCGCAGCTACCAGTGCATCCGCCGTGCGAATGTTTTCCTGTCGAAGATCGATGTGGTGCCGACGGACGAACAGCAGAAAATCTACTGGAAAGCGGAAGCCCGCTTCATCCGCGCCATCAGTTATTTCGAACTGATGAAACGCTTCGGCGGCGTGCCGCTGCTGGGCGACAGGGTGCTCACCATCAACGACGACCTGCGCATCCCGCGCAACTCATTCGATCAGTGTATGGCGTATGTGATCGGCGAGTGCGATGCCATCCTGCCGCTGCTCCGTACAGACATTGCGACGGGAGGCGACTGGGGCCGCATCACCAAAGGCGCCGCCATGGCCCTCAAATCGCGCATGCTGCTGTATGCCGCCAGCCCGTGGCAGAACCCGTCCAATAACCCGGAAAAATGGGTGGCAGCCAGGGCGGCCGCGGACTCCGTGATCAAATACGGCAAGTTCAGCCTCAACAGCAACTACGCCAACGTGTTCACCACCCGCAGCCTGCCGGAGATCATCCTCGCATTCCAGCGCGGTGTGACCAACGATGTGGAATTGAACAACGGCCCGGTGGGCTATACCGGCTCGTTGCTTGGTAAGGGCGCCACCAGCCCCACGCAGGAACTGGCGGATGCCTTCCCCATGATCAACGGGCAGCCTATCACCAGCGCTACGTCTACTTACAATCCCGCCGATCCGTACAAGAACCGCGACCCGCGTTTTTACGCCACCCTGTTTCACAACGGCATGCGCTGGCTGAAACGGAACGTGGAAACCTTTGAGGGCGGCCTCGACAAACCGGGCGGCACCATCCCGCAAACGCAAACGGGGTATTACATGCGCAAGTTCATGGCCAACCATACCGAAGGCACCGCGTACTCCACGCAAACGCACAACTTCATCATTTTCCGGTATGCCGAAATACTGCTCAATTACGCCGAAGCCAGCAACGAACTGGGGGATGTAACGAATGCCCACAAACAGCTGGTGGCCTTGCGCAAGCGCGCCGGCATCACGGCAGGCGCCGACGGGAACTATGGTTTGAAAGCGCCCGCATTGTATTCCGTTACCGAAATGCGCGACGCCATCCGGCTGGAACGCAGGATAGAAATGGCGTTCGAAGAGCAGCGTTTCTGGGACATCAGGCGGTGGAAAACTGCGGAGCAGGTGCTGAACGGGCAGCTGAACGGCATGAAGATCACCAGGAACGCCACTACCGGCGTATTTACCTATACAAAAGTGCCTGTTAAAACGGTATCGTTCAACGCATCCCGCATGTACCTGTACCCCATCCCTTACGATGAGGTGATCAAGAACGATGCCCTCACCCAGAACCCGAACTGGTAA